One segment of Anatilimnocola aggregata DNA contains the following:
- a CDS encoding DUF1549 and DUF1553 domain-containing protein has protein sequence MRAHVLACWCAVISAIISSHVASAAEKVDYDLLPWAFRPLARPVVPAVKDESWPRAELDRFILAGLEKQGIQPNADADRRTLLRRASFDLTGLPPTQQEIAEFVDDPASDDVAFAKAVDRYLRSQHFGERWGRHWLDIARYGDSTGRAWNAPFTYAWRYRDWVIDAFNDDLPYDRFLTEQLAGDLLPAKSAAQARSQLIATGFLAIGSHDLQNLSYEQFKFDVIDDQIDATTRAILGLSVSCARCHDHKYDPIKMHDYYALAGVFRSLQLRPGVTHQRENGSEGYLHPSRLVPLPGVDESIASRPSMISLPPGVHSMTDYQDEWRTGLRDIRFTTAPNVAMGVIAGEPRDCEILLRGEPYDLGEVVARGDWRITGLPPGPRVSANSGGRLELARWLTSNEQPLTSRVMANRVWQHLFGVGIVRTVDDFGINAEDPTNPELLDHLAWQFRSDGWSLKKLIRTIVLSRAYRLSSASQTIGQEKDGANALIWRMNLRRLEIEPLRDSLLEVAGRLDLDRPPGIQIAGVGGKSPQSQVRSLLPFSSSYRTVYLPVVRAKISDEFATFDFPDPCLLQGQREVTTVAPQALFFLNSSFVVDCSQDAADRMLGAVTTDAARVDWIYRRLFARPATAEEVRASIKLVTELEPGASVRDAELYRWSTLVQALFASAEFRYLK, from the coding sequence ATGCGAGCGCACGTTTTAGCCTGCTGGTGCGCGGTCATCAGCGCGATTATTTCTTCGCATGTTGCATCGGCAGCAGAAAAAGTTGACTACGACCTTCTCCCTTGGGCCTTTCGCCCACTTGCCCGGCCTGTAGTTCCCGCAGTCAAAGATGAAAGTTGGCCGCGCGCAGAACTCGATCGCTTCATTCTCGCCGGGCTCGAGAAGCAAGGCATTCAGCCCAATGCCGATGCCGATCGCCGCACGCTGTTGCGCCGAGCTTCGTTCGATCTGACTGGTCTGCCACCAACGCAGCAGGAAATCGCCGAGTTTGTCGATGATCCAGCCAGTGATGACGTGGCCTTTGCCAAGGCCGTCGATCGATATCTCCGTTCACAGCACTTCGGCGAACGCTGGGGCCGGCATTGGCTCGATATTGCCCGCTATGGCGACAGCACCGGGCGGGCCTGGAATGCCCCGTTTACGTATGCCTGGCGCTATCGCGATTGGGTGATCGATGCCTTTAATGACGATCTCCCTTACGACCGCTTTCTCACCGAGCAGTTGGCTGGAGACTTGTTGCCCGCGAAGTCGGCGGCGCAGGCTCGTTCGCAATTGATTGCCACGGGCTTTCTCGCGATTGGGTCGCACGATCTGCAGAATCTGAGTTACGAGCAGTTCAAGTTCGACGTGATCGATGACCAAATCGATGCCACGACGCGGGCCATTCTGGGTCTTTCGGTCAGTTGTGCTCGCTGCCACGATCACAAGTACGACCCGATCAAGATGCACGACTACTACGCACTGGCGGGCGTGTTTCGCAGCCTGCAGTTGCGACCGGGCGTTACCCATCAGCGCGAGAATGGTAGCGAGGGCTATCTACACCCCAGTCGACTAGTACCGCTGCCCGGCGTTGATGAATCCATTGCTTCGCGCCCGTCGATGATTTCGCTGCCGCCGGGCGTGCATTCGATGACCGACTATCAAGACGAATGGCGAACCGGGCTGCGCGATATTCGATTCACCACTGCGCCGAATGTGGCAATGGGTGTGATCGCCGGTGAACCGCGCGATTGTGAGATTCTGCTCCGCGGCGAGCCCTATGATCTGGGTGAAGTGGTCGCACGTGGCGACTGGCGAATCACCGGACTACCACCTGGGCCGCGCGTAAGCGCAAACTCTGGCGGCCGCTTGGAACTGGCGCGCTGGCTCACCTCGAACGAACAGCCCTTAACTTCGCGGGTCATGGCGAATCGTGTTTGGCAACATTTGTTTGGCGTGGGGATCGTTCGCACGGTCGATGACTTTGGAATTAATGCCGAAGATCCCACGAACCCCGAACTCCTCGACCACTTGGCCTGGCAGTTTCGCAGCGACGGTTGGTCCCTGAAGAAGCTGATTCGCACTATCGTGCTCAGCCGGGCCTATCGCTTGAGCAGTGCGAGCCAAACGATTGGGCAGGAGAAAGATGGTGCCAATGCCCTCATCTGGCGTATGAATCTGCGCCGGCTGGAGATCGAACCGCTGCGAGATTCGCTGCTGGAAGTAGCGGGACGATTGGATTTGGACCGGCCCCCAGGAATTCAAATCGCGGGCGTCGGTGGCAAGAGTCCGCAGTCGCAGGTGCGTAGTCTGCTGCCGTTCAGTTCGTCGTATCGCACGGTGTACTTGCCCGTCGTGCGAGCCAAGATCTCCGATGAGTTTGCGACATTCGATTTTCCCGATCCCTGCTTGCTCCAAGGCCAGCGCGAAGTGACAACCGTCGCGCCGCAGGCTTTGTTCTTCTTAAACAGCAGCTTTGTCGTCGATTGCTCGCAGGACGCGGCCGATCGTATGCTTGGTGCCGTGACCACAGATGCGGCCAGAGTCGATTGGATTTATCGCCGGCTCTTCGCGCGGCCAGCGACTGCTGAAGAAGTAAGAGCTTCAATCAAGTTAGTTACTGAATTGGAACCAGGTGCAAGCGTGAGAGATGCCGAGCTCTATCGCTGGAGCACGCTGGTTCAAGCGTTATTCGCAAGCGCCGAGTTTCGTTACCTGAAGTAA
- a CDS encoding DUF1501 domain-containing protein, producing the protein MFTRRQVLQSSAAGFGWLAFSALHAQWTAKRSHGAEPTKYRSPLAPKPQHFAAKAKRVIFFFMAGGPSHLDTFDWKPELAKRGPGGRSQHLAPVFGFQPSGKSGLPIADVFPHLAKHADHLCLLNGVHTAVAGHQQATVAVHTGNPSFVRPSFGSWITYGLGSQADDLPGFVTLNPLGDQGGAQNYGSAFLPAAFQGTRLGTGSRGVPNIENRHLAGNDQRKQLDFVEQANRRLLEQDPNDPALQGLIESYELAYKMQTSVPATLDLERESAATHSLYGLDDAATSAFGTQCLTARRLAEKGVRFIQLTSQGWDHHNNLRESLGRNATSIDKPIAGLIADLAQRGMLDETLLVWGGEFGRTARDDKGDGNGRGHANKGYTMWMCGGGVKGGLRYGATDELGEVAVDGRMGTHDLHATILHLLGLNHEELTYRYAGRDFRLTDTAGEAAKGIVA; encoded by the coding sequence ATGTTCACACGTCGCCAAGTGTTGCAATCTTCGGCTGCCGGTTTCGGCTGGCTCGCCTTCTCGGCACTGCATGCTCAATGGACAGCAAAACGGTCTCACGGTGCGGAGCCGACGAAGTATCGGAGCCCGCTCGCACCAAAGCCGCAGCATTTTGCCGCCAAAGCAAAGCGAGTGATTTTCTTTTTCATGGCCGGTGGGCCGAGCCACCTCGACACCTTCGATTGGAAACCAGAACTCGCCAAGCGCGGGCCCGGCGGTCGCAGCCAACACTTGGCACCGGTGTTTGGCTTCCAACCCAGCGGCAAGTCTGGGCTGCCAATTGCCGACGTTTTCCCACATTTGGCTAAGCACGCCGATCATCTCTGTTTGCTCAATGGCGTTCACACAGCGGTGGCCGGTCATCAGCAGGCTACGGTCGCGGTACATACCGGCAACCCGAGTTTTGTACGCCCGTCGTTTGGTTCGTGGATCACTTACGGCCTCGGCAGCCAGGCCGACGATCTGCCGGGCTTCGTCACGCTCAATCCGCTGGGCGATCAAGGTGGTGCGCAAAACTACGGCTCTGCCTTTTTGCCGGCCGCCTTTCAAGGAACCCGACTGGGGACCGGCTCGCGCGGCGTGCCGAACATCGAGAATCGTCATCTGGCCGGCAACGACCAGCGCAAGCAGCTCGACTTTGTCGAGCAAGCGAATCGCCGCTTGCTCGAACAAGATCCTAACGACCCGGCACTGCAAGGGCTGATTGAGTCGTACGAACTGGCTTACAAAATGCAAACTTCGGTCCCTGCGACGCTCGACTTAGAGCGTGAATCAGCAGCAACGCATTCGCTGTATGGACTCGACGATGCAGCGACTTCCGCCTTTGGGACGCAATGCCTTACCGCGCGTCGCCTGGCCGAAAAAGGGGTGCGGTTCATTCAACTCACGAGTCAAGGTTGGGATCATCACAACAATCTGCGCGAATCGCTCGGCCGCAATGCAACTTCCATCGACAAGCCGATTGCCGGGCTAATTGCCGACCTGGCGCAGCGCGGCATGCTCGATGAAACCCTGCTTGTTTGGGGCGGCGAGTTTGGCCGCACCGCACGCGACGACAAGGGAGACGGCAACGGCCGCGGCCATGCCAACAAGGGCTACACCATGTGGATGTGCGGTGGCGGCGTGAAAGGTGGCCTGCGTTACGGCGCAACCGATGAACTGGGCGAAGTTGCCGTCGACGGACGAATGGGGACGCACGACCTGCATGCGACCATTCTTCACCTGCTCGGCCTCAATCACGAAGAGTTGACGTATCGCTATGCGGGGCGTGACTTCCGTCTGACCGATACCGCCGGTGAAGCGGCGAAGGGAATCGTGGCCTGA